In Deltaproteobacteria bacterium, one DNA window encodes the following:
- the der gene encoding ribosome biogenesis GTPase Der gives MPRKKTTASSPPTRWLPSAARPVVAIVGRPNVGKSTLFNRLTRTRRALVHDRPGVTRDRNYGILREATREAVLVDTGGFEADPSKDRLVSRVREQARLAIEEANLVLFVIDVQGGVSPGDREIFQMLRQSHKPVFVVVNKTDIRSVTPEDAYELGCDEIIPVSAEHGRGTGELLEKIWEAIPDWSPPEIPDGTERPLAVAIVGRPNVGKSTLINRILGEERLVASDVAGTTRDTIDTIVERNGKTYVFIDTAGIRRKGRIGDRLEKYSVIKALESVSRCDVACVLIDCGEGLTEQDMNVAGLVEEESRGCVLVASKWDLRPKGDKERKQFEKDVRYFLKGLHYAPLVVTSSVTGMGFPELMSAIDRVGAACRKRISTAQLNKLLEDIKAERSLSSHKGPRVKLNYISQVRSSPPTFVIFTNNPEGIHFSDKRWIANRLRDTFGFEGVPLRIIYRQKVRKDYSQGRGA, from the coding sequence ATGCCGAGAAAGAAAACCACAGCCTCTTCGCCGCCCACCCGCTGGCTGCCTTCGGCAGCCCGGCCAGTTGTTGCCATCGTGGGGCGCCCGAACGTCGGCAAATCGACTCTTTTCAACCGGCTGACACGGACACGACGGGCTCTCGTCCACGACCGGCCTGGTGTCACACGGGATCGCAACTACGGGATACTGCGTGAAGCCACCCGCGAAGCCGTACTCGTGGATACGGGAGGTTTTGAGGCAGATCCATCAAAAGACCGCCTTGTCTCCCGGGTTCGGGAGCAGGCACGGCTCGCCATTGAAGAGGCCAATCTGGTCCTGTTTGTCATCGACGTTCAGGGCGGAGTTTCACCTGGCGACCGGGAAATCTTCCAGATGCTGCGGCAGAGCCACAAGCCCGTCTTCGTCGTGGTGAACAAGACCGATATCCGGTCGGTTACGCCCGAAGATGCCTATGAACTCGGTTGCGACGAGATCATTCCGGTCTCGGCCGAGCATGGCCGTGGCACGGGGGAACTCCTGGAAAAGATATGGGAAGCGATTCCCGACTGGTCCCCTCCCGAAATCCCCGATGGCACAGAGCGCCCGCTCGCCGTTGCCATCGTTGGACGGCCGAATGTGGGCAAATCGACCCTTATCAACCGGATACTCGGCGAAGAGCGGCTCGTCGCATCCGATGTGGCTGGCACAACACGCGATACGATTGATACCATCGTTGAACGTAACGGCAAGACCTATGTTTTCATTGATACCGCCGGTATTCGCCGCAAGGGACGAATCGGCGACCGGCTGGAGAAGTACAGTGTCATCAAGGCACTGGAATCCGTCTCCCGGTGTGATGTGGCCTGCGTGCTGATCGACTGCGGTGAAGGATTGACCGAGCAGGACATGAATGTGGCGGGACTCGTCGAGGAAGAATCTCGCGGCTGCGTGCTCGTTGCAAGCAAGTGGGATTTGCGCCCCAAGGGCGACAAGGAACGCAAGCAGTTTGAAAAGGATGTCCGGTATTTCCTGAAAGGTCTCCACTACGCCCCGCTTGTCGTCACGTCCAGCGTGACCGGGATGGGCTTTCCGGAACTGATGTCTGCAATTGATCGCGTAGGCGCGGCCTGCCGGAAACGTATTTCCACTGCCCAGCTCAACAAACTCCTTGAGGACATCAAGGCCGAGCGGTCGCTGTCGTCCCATAAGGGCCCACGCGTCAAGCTGAACTACATCAGCCAGGTCCGTTCTTCACCGCCCACCTTTGTCATTTTCACCAACAATCCCGAGGGCATTCATTTTTCCGACAAGCGGTGGATAGCCAACCGGCTGCGCGACACGTTCGGGTTTGAAGGAGTGCCACTCAGGATTATCTACCGGCAGAAAGTGCGGAAGGACTATTCCCAGGGGCGTGGGGCATGA
- a CDS encoding B12-binding domain-containing radical SAM protein, with protein MRVHFIYTNVGTCNDPHYHNGVGQLSALARRLGWETGLSNYHLMPARDEFIQSLAASGADLFAFSSTSIQWPLIRQMACWAREAGLGPRIVGGIHTTFLPQQGFAEGEAADPLWGAVFVGEADVSFPQYLTALASGDQRPEIPGVWLPDEHTGVAIDGGHGQAVEKLDDLPWADRSIFDMKDILRRNGGMFQMKVQRGCPYHCTYCSNAALLDMYGGKKLLRVRSPESICLEVNAMRQQHDIRSILFDDEMFTMFKPWTAAFCNTWARECGIPFMISAHFKGINEEILDLLQKAGCVGIEFGMESGDPQFRKEVLRKYFTNEEALEVIRGCKRRGIRVKLNNMYAVPGETEASIDKTLDFLREAMPDVLQATIYNPMPGTALFQKYEESNFAKPLHWIDIKRIGSYNGVTIAPERIAAKQLEFYEVLLNSAVAAAREGSLRDMTDEFGGPSRNGSVRVQAPDGHTGLGIVTLAAGARVCLQAHPPAIYRWTIDVPAGSALRFEIGMDANCWERHVPDEIRFEIGIQRTFWQKSLWKGTLSPRRIESHRTWVPFEVDLSPWAGKRVTLVFKTSVDAPSAEYATVYWGRPHVDLKTRQWRVFNAVSLTTEPINMRPRVDFAGAAQR; from the coding sequence GTGCGGGTCCATTTTATCTACACAAACGTTGGGACCTGCAACGACCCGCATTATCACAACGGGGTCGGGCAGCTCTCGGCACTTGCCAGGCGACTGGGATGGGAAACCGGCCTCTCGAACTATCATTTGATGCCGGCCAGGGACGAGTTTATCCAGTCCCTGGCCGCATCCGGTGCTGACCTGTTCGCCTTCAGTTCCACTTCGATTCAGTGGCCGTTGATCCGGCAAATGGCCTGCTGGGCACGTGAGGCCGGACTTGGCCCCCGGATCGTGGGCGGTATCCATACAACTTTTCTGCCGCAGCAAGGCTTTGCCGAGGGCGAGGCGGCCGACCCCCTCTGGGGCGCGGTGTTCGTGGGCGAGGCGGATGTCTCATTTCCACAGTATCTGACGGCGCTCGCTTCAGGCGACCAACGGCCCGAAATCCCAGGCGTATGGCTTCCTGACGAGCACACGGGAGTGGCAATTGACGGCGGCCATGGTCAGGCGGTCGAAAAACTCGATGATCTTCCGTGGGCAGACCGGAGCATTTTTGACATGAAGGACATCCTGCGCCGCAACGGCGGGATGTTCCAGATGAAAGTGCAACGCGGCTGTCCGTACCACTGCACTTATTGCTCGAACGCAGCATTGCTCGACATGTATGGCGGCAAGAAGCTGCTTCGGGTGCGTTCTCCGGAATCGATATGCCTTGAAGTGAACGCGATGCGCCAGCAGCACGATATCCGGTCCATACTGTTCGATGACGAGATGTTCACGATGTTCAAGCCGTGGACAGCTGCATTCTGTAATACCTGGGCCAGGGAATGTGGCATCCCGTTCATGATCAGCGCCCATTTCAAGGGCATCAATGAGGAGATACTGGATCTGCTCCAGAAGGCCGGGTGCGTCGGCATCGAATTCGGCATGGAGAGTGGGGATCCGCAGTTCCGGAAAGAGGTTCTCCGGAAATATTTTACCAACGAGGAGGCACTTGAAGTTATTCGCGGGTGCAAGCGCCGGGGTATCCGGGTCAAGCTGAACAACATGTACGCCGTACCTGGCGAAACCGAGGCCAGTATTGACAAGACGCTGGACTTCCTTCGCGAAGCGATGCCGGACGTCCTTCAGGCGACGATCTACAACCCGATGCCGGGGACGGCGCTGTTCCAGAAATACGAAGAGAGCAACTTCGCCAAGCCGCTTCACTGGATCGATATCAAGCGTATCGGTTCCTACAACGGGGTTACGATCGCCCCGGAGCGGATTGCAGCCAAACAGCTTGAGTTTTACGAAGTGCTACTCAATTCGGCCGTTGCTGCCGCCCGTGAAGGCAGCCTGCGGGACATGACAGACGAGTTTGGCGGCCCCAGCCGTAATGGAAGCGTCCGGGTCCAGGCTCCTGATGGCCATACGGGGCTCGGTATCGTGACGCTGGCGGCCGGTGCGAGGGTGTGCCTGCAGGCACACCCTCCTGCCATTTATCGCTGGACGATAGACGTTCCGGCGGGTTCTGCCCTCCGGTTTGAAATTGGCATGGATGCGAACTGCTGGGAGCGTCATGTGCCGGATGAGATCCGGTTTGAAATCGGCATCCAGAGGACGTTCTGGCAGAAATCCCTGTGGAAGGGGACGTTGTCGCCACGCAGGATCGAAAGCCACCGTACGTGGGTGCCTTTCGAGGTGGATCTTTCGCCGTGGGCGGGGAAGCGTGTGACACTGGTGTTCAAGACCAGTGTCGATGCTCCATCTGCTGAATATGCGACGGTCTACTGGGGCCGTCCGCATGTCGATCTCAAGACGCGCCAGTGGCGGGTTTTTAACGCGGTCTCGCTTACCACGGAGCCGATCAACATGCGGCCACGGGTGGACTTTGCGGGAGCTGCCCAGAGGTAG
- a CDS encoding B12-binding domain-containing radical SAM protein — MKFMFIYPDYPGNYDNPTYNFGVGYLSATLKAAGHETALIHLVREISREDLARRISDFGADMVGFSLVTNMWSEAKRYVKWVKEDTGLPVVVGGFHAMMAPESCFIETPHIDYVCVGEGEEALLELVDRHARGVSATDIPNLWARTADGGFVRNAKQELNRQLDDLPYPDRDIFDFYHLAYGHGQSAALMLSGRGCPYDCHYCCNKFYLENYGQGNEIYRKRSVRSVIEEAKYLISRWNVKHIQFFDEVFISKRGWMEEFADTWKREVGMEFSFLMRVEQAKPDLIGLLADAGCTLIHAGIESGSQRVRQEILNRRMSDERMWEAFRVCRDAGIKTWAFYQIGFPGEKPEDIEATIGFHRKLAPDFSNVCVFYPYPGTELYRRSVAEGYLKNPEVVGERLSERTFSNFFEAELHRFRSVLDLPGMPPEKLMELGQKFEKTITTSFFRKQRRGYFDFLAEIIEARIAETEQKHISIQSFDVNNDRRFVLFEHPPAEAAFRVRLNSASVFKCALAVNPMVWDKPDADGIRFRLYLKRPWRMKKKLLDQTVFPRRNPADRSWLPVEIDLSGETPGEVEFIFQTTAAEGHGTWAWAGWGHPWIEYRNAAETRPHVTFAAGPELDASRAESSSRSAAA, encoded by the coding sequence ATGAAATTCATGTTCATCTATCCGGACTATCCGGGCAATTATGATAATCCGACTTACAATTTCGGGGTCGGATACCTCTCAGCGACGCTGAAGGCCGCCGGACACGAAACGGCGCTGATACACCTGGTTCGTGAAATCAGCCGGGAGGACCTGGCCCGCCGGATCTCCGATTTCGGAGCCGATATGGTGGGCTTCTCGCTTGTTACAAACATGTGGAGCGAGGCCAAGCGTTATGTGAAGTGGGTCAAGGAGGATACGGGCCTTCCGGTTGTTGTTGGCGGTTTCCATGCGATGATGGCCCCCGAAAGCTGCTTCATCGAGACTCCGCATATTGATTACGTTTGCGTGGGCGAAGGCGAGGAAGCCCTGCTGGAGCTGGTTGACCGGCATGCCCGGGGCGTGTCCGCGACGGATATACCGAACCTGTGGGCCCGCACGGCAGATGGCGGATTTGTCCGGAACGCCAAGCAGGAACTCAACCGGCAGCTCGACGACTTGCCTTATCCGGACCGGGACATTTTCGATTTTTACCATCTGGCTTACGGGCACGGGCAGTCTGCGGCTCTCATGCTGTCGGGCCGCGGGTGTCCGTACGATTGCCATTACTGCTGCAACAAGTTCTACCTGGAGAACTACGGGCAGGGGAATGAAATCTATCGCAAGCGCAGCGTCCGAAGTGTGATCGAGGAAGCCAAGTACCTGATCAGCCGCTGGAACGTGAAGCATATCCAGTTTTTTGATGAGGTATTCATCTCGAAGCGGGGCTGGATGGAAGAGTTCGCCGACACATGGAAACGGGAAGTCGGCATGGAATTTTCGTTCCTGATGCGGGTCGAGCAGGCCAAGCCAGATCTTATCGGGCTGCTTGCTGATGCCGGTTGCACGCTGATTCACGCAGGCATCGAGTCAGGTTCCCAGCGGGTGCGGCAGGAGATTCTCAATCGCCGTATGTCGGATGAGCGGATGTGGGAGGCATTTCGCGTTTGCCGTGATGCCGGGATAAAGACGTGGGCCTTCTACCAGATCGGGTTTCCCGGAGAGAAGCCGGAGGATATCGAGGCGACCATCGGTTTCCACCGGAAGCTGGCGCCGGATTTTTCCAATGTCTGCGTGTTCTATCCCTATCCGGGTACGGAACTTTACCGCCGGTCTGTCGCCGAAGGGTATCTGAAAAATCCCGAAGTCGTGGGCGAGCGTCTTTCCGAGCGGACGTTCTCGAACTTTTTTGAGGCAGAACTGCACCGGTTCAGGTCGGTGCTTGATCTGCCCGGCATGCCGCCTGAAAAGCTGATGGAACTGGGGCAGAAGTTTGAAAAAACCATCACGACGAGTTTCTTCCGCAAGCAGCGGCGGGGTTATTTTGATTTTCTTGCAGAAATCATCGAGGCGCGAATTGCCGAAACCGAACAGAAGCACATCTCCATCCAGTCATTTGACGTGAACAATGACCGCCGTTTCGTGCTGTTCGAGCATCCCCCGGCAGAAGCGGCATTCCGCGTCAGGCTTAATTCCGCATCGGTATTCAAGTGCGCGCTTGCGGTCAATCCGATGGTCTGGGACAAGCCAGATGCAGACGGAATCCGGTTCCGGTTGTACCTGAAGCGCCCGTGGCGGATGAAAAAGAAACTGCTGGACCAGACTGTTTTCCCGCGCCGGAATCCCGCCGACCGTAGCTGGCTTCCCGTGGAGATTGACCTTTCCGGAGAGACCCCCGGCGAGGTCGAATTCATCTTCCAGACAACCGCTGCCGAGGGGCATGGCACCTGGGCATGGGCGGGGTGGGGGCACCCGTGGATCGAATACAGGAATGCGGCTGAAACCCGTCCACATGTCACATTTGCGGCGGGACCGGAGCTTGATGCCAGCCGGGCCGAGTCATCCAGCAGGAGCGCGGCCGCATGA
- the rnc gene encoding ribonuclease III: protein MSDLPSDTLNAIETVLGHRFRDPAHLATALSHTSWVHESQAGDPALASNQRYEFLGDAVLGLVVSGILLEKYPEAREGDLSKLRAQLVCMPALARLALHWSLDTHIRLSAGEILQGGRKKPSVLADAAEALIAAVYLDGGIGAVTSVIERSWQILSGPAGSMDLTDWKSRLQEYAQKGGGTLPEYQILSAEGPDHAKIFTIKCSVSGRDATGTGPSKKAAEQDAARKVLLSLTDQSKDWEL from the coding sequence ATGAGCGATCTGCCTTCCGATACACTAAACGCCATTGAAACGGTGCTTGGACACAGGTTCCGGGATCCAGCTCACCTGGCTACCGCTCTCTCCCACACCTCCTGGGTACATGAAAGCCAGGCTGGCGATCCAGCACTTGCCTCCAACCAGCGGTATGAATTTCTTGGTGACGCCGTGCTCGGGCTCGTTGTTTCCGGAATCCTTCTGGAAAAATACCCCGAGGCCCGCGAAGGTGATCTATCGAAACTCCGCGCCCAGCTCGTCTGCATGCCTGCCCTCGCACGGCTTGCCCTTCACTGGAGCCTAGATACGCATATACGGCTTTCCGCTGGTGAAATACTCCAGGGCGGACGCAAGAAACCCTCTGTGCTTGCCGATGCCGCTGAAGCCCTCATTGCCGCAGTCTATCTGGATGGAGGGATTGGCGCCGTCACATCCGTCATCGAGCGGTCATGGCAGATTCTGTCAGGTCCGGCCGGCTCGATGGATCTTACGGACTGGAAAAGCCGGCTGCAGGAGTATGCCCAGAAGGGAGGGGGCACGCTTCCCGAATACCAGATTCTGTCCGCCGAAGGCCCCGACCACGCCAAGATTTTTACCATCAAATGCAGCGTCTCCGGACGGGACGCGACCGGTACCGGGCCGAGCAAGAAAGCCGCCGAACAGGACGCTGCACGTAAAGTCCTGCTGTCCCTGACCGACCAATCGAAGGACTGGGAGCTCTGA
- a CDS encoding phosphotransferase, whose product MANLLAGNVAPGWRVWAISPIEGDASVRKYYRIHLEPHDDVPRTVVLMQMNNVGRPLGSEEATEGNGPGEDPFCSMDRHLLVAGVRVPVIYFRADEVGYLLIEDFGDTSLYAATAKGFTPDVLAAYETAVREMARYHTKGSDRSIGDCTGFHQQFSPKLFLWEFDHYLEYGIEVRLGIKLSAADRKALADVFEPIVTRLFAEPQVLTHRDYHSKNLMVLEGGGIGVIDFQDSLMGPDVYDLASLLRDAYVTVPENVVARLVDVYAEARATADRHYRLDHRKFSRLFVDQAIQRNMKALGRFVYIDRVKKNPAYLPFIPRLQGFLKRNLVSHSDYAPAWEVLSRLDPELSGA is encoded by the coding sequence GTGGCGAATCTTCTGGCCGGAAATGTTGCACCCGGCTGGCGTGTTTGGGCGATTTCACCCATCGAAGGGGATGCAAGCGTCAGGAAGTATTACCGGATCCATCTGGAACCGCACGACGACGTGCCTCGCACAGTCGTTCTGATGCAGATGAACAATGTTGGCAGGCCCCTTGGGTCAGAGGAGGCAACCGAGGGCAATGGCCCTGGAGAAGACCCATTCTGTTCCATGGACCGCCATCTTCTCGTGGCCGGGGTACGTGTGCCGGTTATCTATTTCCGGGCAGATGAAGTGGGTTACCTGCTGATTGAGGATTTTGGTGATACCAGTCTTTATGCAGCCACAGCAAAGGGGTTTACACCTGATGTGCTGGCGGCGTATGAAACAGCTGTGCGCGAAATGGCCCGGTACCACACGAAGGGATCGGACCGGTCCATAGGAGATTGCACCGGCTTCCATCAGCAGTTTTCGCCAAAACTTTTTTTGTGGGAGTTCGACCACTATCTCGAATACGGTATCGAGGTCCGTCTCGGGATAAAGCTGTCCGCTGCTGACCGGAAAGCTCTGGCGGATGTATTTGAACCAATCGTGACACGGCTTTTTGCCGAACCCCAGGTCCTAACCCACCGTGACTATCATTCGAAGAACCTGATGGTTTTGGAGGGAGGTGGGATCGGTGTGATCGATTTTCAGGATTCGCTGATGGGGCCTGACGTCTACGATCTCGCCTCACTGCTTCGGGATGCCTACGTTACAGTGCCGGAGAATGTGGTGGCACGGCTCGTGGACGTTTATGCGGAAGCCCGGGCGACAGCAGACAGGCACTACAGGTTGGATCACCGGAAATTTTCCCGCCTTTTCGTTGACCAGGCGATTCAGCGAAACATGAAGGCCCTGGGACGGTTCGTTTATATTGATCGGGTGAAGAAAAACCCCGCTTACCTGCCGTTCATTCCGAGGCTGCAGGGATTTTTGAAGCGAAATCTTGTCTCGCATTCCGACTATGCGCCGGCCTGGGAAGTGCTCTCCCGCCTCGATCCGGAGCTCAGTGGGGCGTAG
- the era gene encoding GTPase Era, whose product MNEKPFHSGYVAIAGRPNAGKSTLLNRLLEQPLSLVTAKPQTTRQRILGICNVEPSEELPGGAQILFIDTPGLHKPTQPLNRFLVREALSGIEDSDLILYLLDGPRGVTEDDRFAFGELKKRKQPKYLVINKVDLIKPKDRLLPFIEELSALGLFDEIIPISARKDAGFTRLKTLVARQMPPGEPYYPADQVTDRDTRFVTSESIRGALFRRLGKELPYSVAVEVTDYHESRKLDRIRAVIYVERDSQKRIVIGEKGSMVKEVGTEARKYLEKLLGKKVFLELEVKVLKDWTSDPRALKRLGYHQGG is encoded by the coding sequence GTGAACGAAAAACCCTTCCACTCGGGTTACGTTGCCATCGCGGGTCGTCCCAATGCCGGGAAATCGACCTTGCTCAACCGGCTGCTTGAGCAACCACTCTCCCTTGTCACGGCAAAACCCCAGACGACCCGCCAACGGATACTGGGCATCTGTAACGTTGAGCCATCGGAAGAACTCCCCGGCGGCGCACAGATTCTCTTCATTGATACTCCGGGACTGCACAAGCCCACGCAACCGCTCAACCGGTTTCTGGTCCGTGAAGCCCTGAGCGGGATCGAGGATTCCGATCTGATCCTTTACCTGCTGGATGGCCCCCGCGGGGTTACAGAAGACGACCGGTTCGCCTTTGGCGAACTCAAGAAACGCAAACAGCCCAAATACCTGGTGATTAACAAGGTCGATCTGATCAAGCCCAAGGACCGGCTCCTTCCCTTTATTGAAGAGTTGTCTGCCCTTGGGTTGTTCGATGAGATCATCCCCATATCGGCCCGGAAGGATGCCGGCTTCACAAGGCTGAAAACCCTCGTCGCCCGGCAGATGCCGCCTGGCGAACCCTATTACCCCGCCGATCAGGTTACGGACCGCGATACGCGTTTTGTCACATCAGAATCTATTCGAGGTGCACTTTTCCGGCGTTTAGGCAAGGAACTTCCTTATTCTGTTGCCGTTGAGGTAACGGACTACCACGAAAGCAGGAAACTGGACCGGATCCGGGCGGTCATTTACGTGGAGCGCGATTCCCAGAAGCGGATTGTGATCGGTGAAAAGGGTTCCATGGTCAAGGAAGTCGGCACCGAAGCCCGTAAATATCTGGAAAAACTGCTCGGGAAGAAAGTGTTTCTTGAGCTGGAAGTAAAGGTGCTGAAGGACTGGACTTCAGATCCACGGGCGCTCAAGCGCCTTGGCTATCATCAAGGTGGATAG
- the mnmA gene encoding tRNA 2-thiouridine(34) synthase MnmA, which produces MSRILIAMSGGVDSSVAAALLKRAGHDVVGVTMRLTDTSPTLVRGAHSCCAPEDIEDARRVADAIGIPFFVVNYRERFREQVIDYFVDSYARGETPNPCAKCNEYVKFDALWDHAMKLGCEMLATGHYARITPDGRLARGHDADKDQSYFLFTLTAEQIARTLFPVGTLAKTEVRRLAAEMNLPVAVKPDSQEVCFVPANDTRGFVSDELRKKASLLGKGTIETADGRVIGHHDGIHQFTVGQRRGLGVSGTGDPVFVIRIDPELNRIIVGDDRETYSPDALVRLSRPDFFEPGSEFTASVQIRHRHHPATARIQVHMDASHATVWFDEPQRAVTPGQAAVFYDGDTVIGGGWIQRARAMGAPIGRTELRPAALPRDIHS; this is translated from the coding sequence ATGTCCCGCATACTGATCGCCATGTCCGGAGGCGTTGATTCCTCCGTAGCCGCCGCGCTGTTAAAGCGTGCGGGGCACGATGTCGTGGGTGTCACCATGCGCCTCACGGACACCAGCCCCACCCTGGTTCGGGGCGCCCATAGTTGCTGTGCTCCGGAAGATATCGAGGACGCCCGCCGGGTGGCCGATGCCATTGGAATCCCTTTTTTTGTGGTGAACTACCGTGAACGGTTCCGCGAGCAGGTCATCGACTATTTCGTCGATTCCTACGCCCGGGGGGAAACGCCCAATCCGTGCGCCAAGTGCAATGAGTACGTGAAGTTCGATGCATTGTGGGATCATGCCATGAAGCTCGGCTGCGAGATGCTTGCAACCGGACATTATGCCCGGATTACGCCGGATGGGCGGCTTGCCCGCGGCCATGATGCAGACAAGGACCAGAGCTACTTTCTTTTCACCCTGACCGCGGAGCAGATCGCCCGGACCCTGTTCCCGGTGGGTACACTGGCCAAGACCGAAGTCCGCCGGCTGGCTGCCGAGATGAATCTTCCCGTGGCGGTAAAGCCAGACTCCCAGGAAGTCTGTTTTGTTCCAGCCAACGATACACGTGGCTTTGTGTCGGATGAGCTACGGAAGAAGGCATCCTTGCTCGGGAAAGGCACCATCGAAACTGCCGATGGCCGCGTGATAGGTCATCATGACGGCATTCACCAGTTCACTGTCGGACAGCGCCGGGGGCTCGGAGTTTCCGGCACGGGCGATCCGGTGTTCGTGATCCGGATCGACCCGGAACTGAACCGCATCATCGTTGGAGATGACAGGGAAACCTACTCCCCGGACGCCTTGGTCCGGCTGTCGCGTCCGGATTTTTTCGAGCCCGGCTCGGAGTTCACCGCAAGTGTCCAGATTCGTCACCGCCACCACCCTGCAACTGCCCGTATCCAGGTTCATATGGATGCTAGCCATGCAACCGTATGGTTCGATGAGCCCCAGCGTGCCGTGACGCCGGGGCAGGCGGCGGTATTTTATGATGGCGACACTGTCATTGGCGGTGGCTGGATCCAGAGGGCTCGTGCGATGGGTGCCCCTATTGGGCGCACGGAGCTCCGGCCGGCCGCTCTCCCACGGGACATTCATTCCTGA
- a CDS encoding radical SAM protein yields the protein MKVLFLYPDIASRTPHYYQMGIGMLSGALKRAGADRSLYHLAEMPSEEKFCQRIQQEKPDLLAISTTSGQWRFVVPMIRWAKAHFGLQVIAGGIHPTLAPHETLIQAPELDAICIGEGEDQFVQYVQELGAGNRRPTGLANFWLKTAAGAWEQNPMGPLVEDLDRLGWPDHELFDFSRVIEMMNGEANVMAGRGCPYRCSYCSNEVKIDQNRELGSNLRWRTPEDVVRECEYVRDTYGNRTFYFIDDIFTLNREWTKAFARIYGDRVRMPFRIQLQVKTIDAERLELLRDVGLYSVVAGVETGNEELRRKVLIKRISNDDIRKCFREADRLGIETATYNIIGIPGETEQTVRDSIDLNREIRPNRTIVTIFTPFPGTSLYREAKEQGILRQDTDPSYFDENSFLDLPTISRERLLELYREFARSGIEIAEEKARRGYYDLLQHRDTATVVTPDPSYVYIAAPKLNYEERSALCAHPPTRLIYRVGVKPDSRLRFGIGIVPEVWSRTDGVRFRVYAGGRFLRTLLFDRSLAPKTDPSHRAWHHFDLDLSAFGGKTVRIELRTDPVGNTDYSSAYWAAPHLASASDPIMGTLDNWQVEKSARTSRVA from the coding sequence ATGAAAGTGCTGTTCCTCTATCCTGATATCGCGTCCAGGACGCCCCACTATTACCAGATGGGGATCGGGATGCTATCGGGTGCATTGAAGCGGGCTGGAGCGGACCGTTCACTGTATCATCTGGCCGAGATGCCTTCTGAAGAAAAGTTCTGCCAGCGTATTCAGCAAGAGAAACCGGACCTTCTCGCCATCTCGACAACCTCCGGGCAGTGGCGGTTCGTTGTGCCCATGATTCGCTGGGCAAAAGCCCATTTTGGCTTGCAGGTAATTGCAGGGGGTATCCACCCGACGCTGGCTCCCCACGAGACGCTCATACAGGCGCCGGAACTGGACGCCATCTGCATCGGGGAAGGTGAAGACCAGTTCGTCCAGTACGTTCAGGAACTGGGCGCTGGGAACCGTCGGCCAACAGGCCTGGCCAACTTCTGGCTGAAAACTGCTGCTGGCGCATGGGAACAGAATCCAATGGGGCCGCTGGTAGAGGATCTGGACCGCCTCGGATGGCCGGATCACGAACTGTTCGACTTCAGCCGCGTCATTGAGATGATGAATGGCGAGGCGAACGTCATGGCGGGCCGGGGATGTCCATACCGGTGCTCATATTGTTCGAATGAAGTGAAGATAGACCAGAACCGGGAGCTGGGCTCGAACTTGCGCTGGCGGACACCTGAAGATGTCGTTCGCGAATGTGAATATGTCCGCGATACCTATGGAAACCGGACGTTCTATTTCATTGACGACATTTTTACCTTGAACCGGGAGTGGACGAAAGCATTTGCCCGTATCTACGGAGACCGTGTGCGGATGCCTTTCCGTATCCAGCTACAGGTAAAAACAATTGATGCCGAACGCCTGGAACTCCTGCGCGATGTGGGACTGTATTCGGTCGTGGCAGGGGTAGAAACCGGTAACGAGGAGTTACGAAGGAAAGTGCTCATCAAAAGGATATCAAATGACGATATCCGCAAGTGTTTCCGTGAGGCCGACAGGCTTGGGATCGAGACGGCCACCTACAACATCATCGGGATACCGGGCGAAACCGAACAGACGGTCCGGGATTCTATCGACCTCAACCGGGAAATACGCCCCAACCGGACCATAGTAACAATATTCACGCCGTTTCCTGGTACGTCGTTGTACCGCGAGGCGAAAGAACAGGGGATCCTCCGGCAGGATACAGACCCGAGCTATTTCGACGAGAACAGCTTTCTGGACCTCCCTACTATCAGCCGTGAAAGGCTGCTGGAGCTTTACCGGGAGTTTGCTCGTTCGGGTATCGAGATCGCCGAGGAAAAGGCCCGTCGCGGCTATTACGACCTGCTCCAGCATCGTGATACGGCCACGGTGGTGACACCAGACCCCAGCTACGTCTATATCGCTGCGCCAAAGCTCAACTATGAGGAACGCAGTGCCCTGTGCGCCCATCCACCGACGCGGCTGATCTATCGGGTGGGGGTAAAACCGGACTCGCGCCTGAGGTTTGGTATCGGTATTGTCCCTGAAGTCTGGAGCCGAACTGATGGTGTCCGGTTCCGTGTATACGCGGGTGGCCGGTTTTTACGAACACTCCTGTTCGACCGGTCGCTGGCGCCGAAGACCGACCCGTCGCATCGTGCCTGGCACCATTTCGACCTGGATCTTTCAGCTTTTGGCGGGAAAACAGTCCGGATCGAACTTCGCACCGATCCAGTGGGAAATACGGACTATTCATCTGCCTACTGGGCTGCGCCGCATCTCGCCTCTGCCAGCGATCCGATCATGGGAACCCTCGACAACTGGCAGGTTGAAAAATCGGCTAGAACGAGCCGGGTGGCCTGA